The Sulfolobus islandicus Y.N.15.51 sequence AGTATATAGTATTGAGAGGGAATCACGAGAGTCCAATAACCAATGAGTATTATGGATTTAAGGAGGAGGTTAAGGAAAAATTGGGGGAAGAAAACTACGAAATGTTTATTGAGCTTTTCTCCTATATGCCCTATGCTGCTGCAGTTAATGGGTATTTTTGCGTTCATGGAGGTTTGCCAATGGGTTTAGAGAAAATTGAGGAGATTAAGAAATTACCCAGACCAGACGTAAATCCAGATAACCCGATAGCCTTTCAATTATTGTGGAACGATCCGAGAGAAGGAATTGACGATTTAGACTTCTTACCTAGTATAAGGGGGGAGGGAATATATTTCTTTGGAAAACGTGTCGTTGATAATTTCTTGGAGAATAATTCTTTAAAAGGTATAATAAGAGGGCATGAAGTAGCAGATGGTTTTAGGACTGACATGAGTGGTAAAGTAATTACGGTTTTTTCCAGTAGGTATCATCACATGAGGGCTGGAATTTTAGTTATGAGAAAAGAGGGGAGATTTGATTACGCGTATGTTTAGGTGATGTGATGTGACTCTTTCATTAAGAGTAGATACAAGTCATAAGTACTCATTTAGCGGAGATGTTAGGTACATTTTCAAGGTATTATTAGTTCCAGAGAAATTGGGTTCAGCTACGGGCTTCCATTACATTGTGGCCCTTGATACTAGTGGGTCCATGACTGGATATAAAATAGAGTTAGCTAAACAAGGTGCCATAGAGCTATTTAAGAGAATACCTAAGGGTAATAAGGTTTCCTTCATAACTTTCTCATCAAATGTGAACGTGATTAAGGAATTCGTTGACCCTCTAGACTTAACCAATGAGATACTACAGATAGCTGCAGGAGGGCAAACTGCACTTTACACAGCTATCTTAACTGCAAATAGTTTAGCAAAGAAGTATCAAATGCCAACTTACCTATTACTGCTAACTGATGGTAACCCAACTGATGAGACGAATGTGGGGAACTATCTAAAGTTACCTTATTTCGAAAAAATGCAAGTGTATTCCTTCGGAATTGGAGATGATTACAATGAACAATTGTTACAGAATATTAGCGATAAGACAAGTGGAGTAATGTATCATATTTCAGATGCTAATGAGATACCTCAAAAGCTTCCTCAAAAGGCTGTAACGCAAATAGCTGCAAAGAACGTTACAGTTGATATAGCTGCTGAGGGTAATGTGAAACTTTTGAATTACGCTACAACACCCGTAAAAGTGAATGGTATAGAAAATGTTATCAAAATCTTTGGAGAAACCATTTTACCAGCCAATTATGAGGGTAGCTTCTTAACTGTGAAAGTCAATTATGAGGATCCAGTAACCAATAAACTTGAATCGTTACTGCAAGTTGTTCAAGTTAAGAGGGCGCAGGATCAAAACACCTTTGTATCTGGTATAAATAATGATGTGATAAATGAATATAGGTATTACGAACTGTTGGATAAGTACGCTAAGCAAGTTCAAGCTGAACAATTGATTGAGGCTACGAAAACTCTTAATCAACTAAATGAAATAGCCCAACAGACTAGGAGGATAGACTTCATGGAGACTACTAGAAGGTTGTCAGAGGGATTAGAGACCACTAAAAGGATAGGTACTGTTGAACAGACTAAAAGGCTATCAAAAGAAGTTACTAGTGAGGTTACTAGAAAGCTTAGGGAATGATGGCAGCGTAATCTACGTCTAAAACCTTTATATCATTTCTTTCCTTATATTCAATCCCATCAACAATTGTAGGTATATTAGAGACTTTAACATAATAATTTTCTTTTAAATAATCTATTAATTTGTCCATCAATTCCTTTTTATT is a genomic window containing:
- a CDS encoding metallophosphoesterase — translated: MNLDEVKSVVGSAVEMYKSKYDSPFAGNFEVNGNVIFVGDTHGAIDVTSKVFSDFADNADLVVFLGDYVDRGEDQLGNLLLILRKMVENPNKYIVLRGNHESPITNEYYGFKEEVKEKLGEENYEMFIELFSYMPYAAAVNGYFCVHGGLPMGLEKIEEIKKLPRPDVNPDNPIAFQLLWNDPREGIDDLDFLPSIRGEGIYFFGKRVVDNFLENNSLKGIIRGHEVADGFRTDMSGKVITVFSSRYHHMRAGILVMRKEGRFDYAYV
- a CDS encoding vWA domain-containing protein, translated to MTLSLRVDTSHKYSFSGDVRYIFKVLLVPEKLGSATGFHYIVALDTSGSMTGYKIELAKQGAIELFKRIPKGNKVSFITFSSNVNVIKEFVDPLDLTNEILQIAAGGQTALYTAILTANSLAKKYQMPTYLLLLTDGNPTDETNVGNYLKLPYFEKMQVYSFGIGDDYNEQLLQNISDKTSGVMYHISDANEIPQKLPQKAVTQIAAKNVTVDIAAEGNVKLLNYATTPVKVNGIENVIKIFGETILPANYEGSFLTVKVNYEDPVTNKLESLLQVVQVKRAQDQNTFVSGINNDVINEYRYYELLDKYAKQVQAEQLIEATKTLNQLNEIAQQTRRIDFMETTRRLSEGLETTKRIGTVEQTKRLSKEVTSEVTRKLRE